One window from the genome of Salvia splendens isolate huo1 chromosome 9, SspV2, whole genome shotgun sequence encodes:
- the LOC121746462 gene encoding WAT1-related protein At5g07050-like: MEGKNCCCTSFYDKAKPYIAMISLQFGYAGMNIITKVSLNRGMSHYVLVVYRHAFATAVIAPFALILERKVRPKITFTIFMHLFVLALLGPVIDQNLYYAGLKFTSPTFSCAMSNMLPAMTFVMAVVCRMEKVDMKKVRCQAKVVGTLVTVGGAMLMTVYKGHVINMVCSHYTHPNVPAPNQEDADKDWVRGSILLIIATFAWASFFILQAITLRKYTAHLSLTAIVCFLGTLQSIAVTFVMEHRPNSWTIGWDMNLLAAAYAGIISSGIAYYVQGVVMQQRGPVFVTAFSPLMMVIVAIMGSFILAEKIYVGGVLGAVLIVIGLYSVLWGKYKEFKEKEAEEFLEPIKDCTQNETPIIHDIEANHDGIQTNQSNKINVLAAANTVDTT; encoded by the exons atggaaggaaaaaattgttgttgcaccagttttTATGACAAGGCTAAACCTTACATAGCCATGATTTCATTGCAATTTGGGTATGCTGGAATGAATATCATTACCAAAGTTTCTCTCAACAGAGGCATGAGCCACTATGTTTTGGTTGTCTACAGACATGCCTTTGCCACTGCTGTCATTGCTCCTTTTGCCCTCATTCTTGAAAG GAAGGTGAGACCAAAGATCACATTCACTATTTTCATGCACCTATTTGTTCTTGCACTTCTTGg GCCTGTGATTGATCAGAATCTCTACTATGCTGGGCTGAAATTCACTTCTCCAACTTTCTCATGTGCCATGAGCAACATGCTCCCTGCCATGACATTCGTCATGGCAGTCGTCTGCAG GATGGAGAAGGTGGACATGAAGAAGGTGAGATGCCAAGCAAAGGTGGTGGGAACACTAGTGACAGTTGGTGGAGCTATGCTTATGACAGTTTACAAAGGGCACGTGATAAACATGGTGTGTTCACACTACACTCACCCAAATGTTCCTGCCCCAAATCAAGAAGATGCTGACAAGGATTGGGTCAGGGGCTCAATTCTTCTCATCATTGCCACTTTTGCTTGGGCTTCCTTCTTCATCCTTCAG GCAATCACATTGAGAAAATACACAGCCCACCTATCTCTCACAGCCATTGTGTGTTTCTTGGGCACACTTCAATCTATTGCAGTCACATTTGTGATGGAACACAGACCTAATTCTTGGACTATTGGTTGGGACATGAATTTGTTAGCTGCTGCCTATGCT GGTATCATATCCTCAGGGATAGCATACTATGTTCAAGGTGTAGTGATGCAACAAAGGGGGCCTGTTTTTGTCACAGCATTCAGTCCATTGATGATGGTGATTGTAGCCATCATGGGCTCTTTCATCTTGGCTGAGAAGATTTATGTTGGAGG GGTTCTTGGAGCAGTCTTGATTGTGATTGGATTGTATTCTGTTTTGTGGGGAAAATACAAAGAATTTAAAGAGAAGGAAGCTGAGGAATTTCTTGAGCCAATAAAGGATTGCACTCAAAATGAGACACCAATAATTCATGATATTGAAGCAAATCATGATGGAATTCAGACAAATCAGTCAAACAAGATTAATGTTCTAGCAGCTGCAAATACTGTGGATACCACTTAA
- the LOC121746536 gene encoding Werner Syndrome-like exonuclease: MAPSTAIVDHKLPNQTHNTYDVTFFGDSVFTTLTWDPSIVSQWISGVEAVYRRHIDAGHLIVGLDVEWRPSFQRHVTNPAATLQLCVGRRCLIFQLIHSPSVPPSLVAFLANPRHTFVGIGIAEDLKKLQKDYRFGFNTNPVDLRELAAERYGRPDLKNSGVKSLAALVLGKEVEKPKIVTMSRWDNPWLTPTQVRYACVDAFVCFEIGRVLNASSPSTVGAAVSARGVRDSIDSSPSTVGYAVSARGVGDSNDSSPSTVGYAVSARGVRDSNDSSPSTVRFAVSAWAV; the protein is encoded by the coding sequence ATGGCGCCGTCGACCGCCATCGTCGACCACAAGCTTCCCAACCAGACGCACAACACCTATGACGTCACCTTCTTCGGCGACTCCGTCTTCACCACCCTCACCTGGGATCCGTCCATCGTCTCGCAGTGGATTTCGGGAGTCGAGGCCGTCTACCGCCGCCATATCGACGCCGGCCACCTCATCGTCGGCCTCGACGTCGAGTGGCGCCCGTCCTTCCAGCGCCACGTCACCAACCCCGCCGCCACCCTCCAGCTCTGCGTCGGCCGCCGCTGCCTCATCTTCCAGCTGATCCACAGCCCCTCCGTGCCGCCGTCGCTCGTTGCCTTCCTCGCTAACCCTAGGCACACATTCGTCGGGATCGGTATCGCGGAGGATCTGAAGAAGCTGCAGAAGGACTACCGGTTCGGATTCAACACCAACCCAGTGGATCTGAGGGAGCTTGCGGCGGAGAGGTACGGGCGGCCCGATCTGAAGAATTCTGGCGTGAAAAGCCTGGCGGCGCTGGTGCTGGGGAAGGAGGTGGAAAAGCCGAAGATAGTGACGATGAGCCGCTGGGACAATCCGTGGCTCACGCCAACGCAGGTGCGCTACGCGTGTGTTGATGCGTTCGTTTGCTTTGAGATCGGTAGGGTTTTGAATGCTTCTTCTCCCTCCACCGTTGGGGCTGCAGTTTCGGCTAGGGGAGTTAGGGATTCGATTGATTCTTCTCCTTCCACCGTTGGGTATGCAGTTTCGGCTAGGGGTGTTGGGGATTCGAATGATTCTTCTCCTTCCACCGTTGGATATGCAGTTTCGGCTAGGGGTGTTAGGGATTCCAATGATTCTTCTCCTTCCACCGTTAGGTTTGCAGTTTCTGCTTGGGCTGTTTGA
- the LOC121747040 gene encoding phosphatidylinositol 4-kinase gamma 8-like translates to MAAAVNQVHGFKPLAFPPRCHPHLDCKMLELSQSKFNFSCIHRSSSTPCLSHNSSNAEDDFSTSPRIEIIVGHALPQVNSLVVEVAMAMSTGVELERAPSGLGGAYFLHARNGGTIAVAKPVDEEPLAINNPKGFGGRMLGQPGMKSSIRIGETGARESAAYLLDHGGFSGVPPTALVKLSHFNFDLLKSGSDSGSNPSYKIASLQRFVNHDSDAGDLGPSSFSVTCVHHIGILDVRLMNLDRHAGNLLVRQENESYGLGKAELVPIDHGFCLPECLDNPYYEWQHWPQASLPFSEAEADYISRLDPFKDAELLRTHIPSIRESSIRVLILCTIFLKQAAAYGLCLVDIGEMMTRELLGGKEHCSSLENLCVAAKASLNMGLIDEDHHIAEADEVLIPRVFKNRHKAGGLMRSLSSPAPYNSNSQSISFADMGNEEWHSFLEAFQQLLPEAFEEKTSMGLAKHRLRTSCAF, encoded by the exons ATGGCTGCAGCTGTTAATCAAGTTCATGGATTCAAGCCATTAGCATTCCCTCCGCGATGCCATCCTCACCTTGACTGCAAAATGCTCGAGTTGAGTCAATCCAAGTTCAACTTCTCTTGTATCCACAGGAGCTCCTCCACGCCATGCCTCTCCCACAATTCCTCCAATGCAGAGGATGATTTCTCAACGAGCCCGAGGATTGAGATCATTGTGGGGCACGCCCTGCCCCAAGTGAATTCCCTCGTTGTTGAGGTTGCCATGGCAATGTCCACTGGTGTTGAACTAGAGAGGGCTCCGAGTGGCCTTGGTGGTGCCTACTTCTTACATGCTCGGAATGGTGGCACTATAGCTGTTGCAAAGCCGGTTGATGAGGAGCCTCTAGCGATCAACAATCCGAAAGGCTTTGGTGGACGAATGTTAGGGCAACCGGGGATGAAAAGCTCTATCAGGATTGGTGAGACCGGTGCTCGTGAATCCGCTGCTTATCTCCTTGACCATGGTGGTTTCTCCGGTGTCCCTCCAACTGCATTAGTTAAACTCTCACATTTCAACTTCGATCTACTCAAGTCTGGCTCAGATTCAGGTTCAAACCCGAGTTACAAGATTGCATCCCTCCAGCGCTTCGTCAATCATGACTCTGACGCTGGAGACTTGGGCCCTTCGAGCTTCTCAGTCACTTGTGTTCATCACATTGGCATTCTAGACGTAAGGCTGATGAATCTCGACAGGCACGCAGGGAACCTTCTCGTGAGGCAAGAAAACGAGAGTTATGGCCTAGGAAAAGCTGAACTCGTCCCCATAGATCATGGCTTCTGCTTGCCTGAGTGCCTTGACAATCCTTATTACGAGTGGCAGCACTGGCCTCAGGCTTCCCTGCCTTTCTCGGAGGCTGAAGCTGATTACATCTCCAGGCTCGACCCCTTTAAAGACGCAGAGCTGCTAAGGACCCACATCCCATCAATCAGGGAGTCCTCCATTCGTGTTCTTATCCTCTGCACGATATTCTTGAAGCAAGCAGCGGCCTACGGTTTATGCCTTGTCGACATAGGTGAGATGATGACCCGAGAATTGCTTGGTGGGAAAGAGCATTGCAGCTCTTTGGAGAACTTATGTGTTGCTGCTAAGGCTAGCTTGAACATGGGACTCATCGATGAGGATCATCACATTGCAGAAGCTGATGAAGTGCTCATTCCTCGTGTTTTCAAGAACCGCCACAAAGCAG GTGGTTTGATGAGGAGTCTGAGCTCCCCTGCACCATACAACTCTAACAGCCAAAGCATTTCCTTCGCGGACATGGGCAACGAGGAATGGCATTCATTCCTGGAGGCATTCCAACAGCTCCTTCCCGAGGCCTTCGAGGAGAAAACGTCCATGGGCTTGGCCAAACACAGGTTAAGAACTTCTTGTGCCTTCTAA